A single region of the Vicia villosa cultivar HV-30 ecotype Madison, WI linkage group LG4, Vvil1.0, whole genome shotgun sequence genome encodes:
- the LOC131598625 gene encoding uncharacterized protein LOC131598625, translating to METDVVKNTAPQTSIARKRRKLILKAKRDYRNRVRSSNLTSHLNHNFTSSVTYETTIETAMARKRRKIILDNRKRLRNLFNTEVSRVQNTNNIVSQSQNMDHASTSNYNMSSQSMDHPSTSNHNMSVESHYEDNNDSNSENNLESSNSSDSDEDSDPAQLQEAHLQEYYDIGDQSYECAHCQACMWYQEKVNRHKITATPRFYRCCRGGKIVLPFLEQPPQVLQHLLFNKTYPDSKNYQANIRTYNAMFSFTSPGMKFDTTYSKRGGPPTLRLQGQTCHRIGTLLPERGQPPQYAQLYIYDTDNEVEHRIKCFKDNKGIERPVVKKLKMMLDENNVHAKAFRMARDVLRTNSFTDLKLRLISDRSEDGRVYNKPTVSEVAALIVGDIDSADKRDILIQRRDGGLQRIDEFHPAYLAYQYPLIFPYGEDGYRKNIMHRYRHETEVTKRNRQSIKDWFSYRLQQRRKEAKTLLYSRRLFQQFLVDGYAMMESERLNWLRDNQSKLRVGKYNNLAAQTDGDTRNEHQKRGKRVVLPSTFVGSKRYMDQQ from the exons ATGGAAACAGATGTTGTTAAAAACACTGCTCCTCAAACATCCATTGCAAGAAAGAGGAGAAAGCTTATTCTTAAAGCAAAGAGGGATTATCGAAACCGTGTCAGATCAAGCAACCTCACTTCCCATCTAAATCATAATTTTACATCTTCTGTAACATATGAAACCACTATTGAAACAGCTATGGCTAGAAAGAGAAGGAAAATAATCTTGGATAACAGAAAAAGATTGAGAAATTTGTTCAATACTGAAGTTAGTAGGGTTCAAAATACAAACAACATTGTTAGTCAAAGTCAGAACATGGATCATGCATCTACTTCAAATTATAATATGTCAAGTCAGTCCATGGATCATCCATCTACCTCAAATCATAATATGTCTGTTGAATCTCATTATGAGGACAATAATGACTCCAACTCTGAGAATAATTTAGAATCTTCTAATAGTTCCGACTCTGACGAAGATTCAGACCCGGCACAATTACAGGAGGCCCATCTTCAAG AATATTACGATATTGGCGACCAAAGTTATGAATGCGCACACTGCCAAGCATGTATGTGGTACCAGGAAAAAGTCAATAGACACAAAATTACAGCAACTCCTCGCTTTTATCGTTGTTGCCGTGGAGGAAAAATTGTTCTTCCGTTCCTTGAACAACCTCCACAGGTGTTGCAAcatcttttatttaataaaacatatccAGACAGTAAAAACTACCAGGCTAACATACGAACATACAACGCAATGTTCTCATTCACTTCCCCTGGAATGAAGTTCGACACAACATACTCTAAAAGAGGAGGACCCCCTACTTTGAGACTGCAGGGTCAGACCTGTCATCGAATTGGTACATTGCTGCCAGAAAGAGGGCAACCTCCGCAATATGCTCAATTATACATCTATGACACGGACAATGAAGTTGAACACAGAATAAAATGTTTCAA GGACAATAAAGGCATCGAGCGACCGGTTGTCAAAAAGCTCAAGATGATGTTAGATGAGAACAATGTTCATGCCAAAGCTTTTAGAATGGCAAGGGATGTTTTAAGGACAAATTCTTTCACAGATTTAAAACTCAGGCTTATTTCTGATAGATCCGAAGATGGCCGTGTTTACAACAAACCTACGGTCTCAGAAGTGGCTGCACTCATTGTGGGAGACATTGATTCTGCTGATAAAAGGGACATCTTAATTCAGCGCCGCGATGGTGGTTTGCAGCGAATAGATGAGTTTCACCCAGCATATTTGGCTTATCAGTATCCTCTTATATTTCCTTATGGGGAAGATGGTTACAGGAAAAATATAATGCACAGATATCGCCATGAAACTGAGGTCACTAAGAGAAACCGTCAAAGCATTAAGGATTGGTTTTCTTACCGGTTACAACAACGTCGCAAAGAGGCAAAAACACTACTTTACTCAAGACGCCTATTTCAACAATTCTTAGTCGACGGCTATGCTATGATGGAATCCGAACGACTGAATTGGTTGAGAGATAATCAATCGAAATTAAGAGTGGGCAAATATAATAATTTGGCCGCTCAAACTGATGGCGATACAAGAAATGAACACCAAAAGCGAGGAAAACGAGTTGTTCTTCCATCAACATTTGTTGGTAGCAAGAGATATATGGAtcaacaataa